CCATGCAAAATGACAACATCAATAACCTTATCTACTCTTCAGTAAAACCTGCAGTGTATGTGTGTGACAGTGTGAGCACATCTATCACTCTACATACATACATCTGTATTTATTTGTTGTAGTAGTACAATACTccatatacttttatttaattatttatgcaTCAAGTTTGTAAACCACCGCCAATTTTAGAGCATCCAGTATAaagtggacacttccaatagtccCACCACTTTTTTTGTTCACAGCCACTTCTTATTTGTCCGCGCCCACAAAAAAAAGTGTCCGCAGCAATAGTGGACACTTTTTTTAGctacttttcattttattttattttttgtatattttaattcaattctaattaaaattatcagaatgtaaatatttaaaaaaaaatttgggacCAAATATTCATTGTATTATGGAAAcagtaaaattatacaacgaacatttaaaaaaaatacaaataaaaactccGCCTGGATGGAGTTTGACTCGATCCCCACGGCTGGGAAGGAGGATAGTCGCCATATCCCGATCTGTCAgagccgggtgattcgtcgtttCCAAAGtgtatttttagagagtgaaaattTTGAGAGTGGATGAATGGATGgagtgtgaagtgtgtgtaaaGATGTGtgtggaggagtggtatttataataaaatttttgaaaataattaaaaaaaagtgttcGTCCTCTGCTGGCGCGCCGATGACCTGCGCACTACAGGCCGGCACGCCTATCGGCGCGGCGAAGCACGCCCAGCGCGTCCTCGGCACCTTCTCACCGATGGGCCTTCCGCCCCAAAAAATGCGTCCACCTCGGGGCGGACGCTTCCCACGCTATAGGTAGGCGCGGCGACGGCGGTTCggggggcggccggcgcgccgcccctaaagtggatgctcttataacaACGAATCTACGTGATcaaattttgtacaaccaaAAACTAGTTTGTTTGAAAAAATATAGGtttattaatgcatttaattaaaatatatggatgCATATATTACACGGAAAATGCATAATATTGTGgtcatatatttatgatttttgtataatttttttttcttttttgaaacctagtgcatactttaattcaaattttaaaataataaaaagaaaattcaaatataaaaataaaaatgaggtTAAAAGGCTAATAAGTCTTTTTAACTTATCCGTTTActtacatttattattttaatatataattaatacatcaaattattaatataattatattttagttgtaaaaaatttaattgtttATCATCCCTATTTTATAATTCTCCTTTTTACTACACAAATATATGTTGATTAACGACATCAGTTACATCACCTTAGTTGCTAAGATActttcattaaattaaatacacAAATATGTAACTCATTATGTGTGAATATGCTATATGAATTGAGtgtaattaaataatggaaCGTATAATTTGACTTGAAAATAAAAGATGAGAGTTAAATAATAAACGCATAGTATATCTAGAATGATTGAAAAGATGCTtgaagaggagagagagaggggtttatttatttaataaataataatagtactagtattatgaAGTTAGGAGTATTTAATGGTAGTTAAATAATAATGGAAGGCGTTGGTagcatgtatatatgtgtatttcaAGGAAGAATTAATGGCACAgtagaaatatagcatagaaaTTGTAAAGATAGGATCCTCTTCTCCAGCTACTAACgatccttttttttttaattcttcatcATTCACGAAAAAGGAAGAAATCAATCCCCACCTCTTCagatctatctctctctctctagaaaatGGGCAGAGGTTGGAGAAAAGCATTTTGCAATACTCTTCCCAGAGATAAaagcaccgccgccgccgccgctgctgccgtgGCGGAAGCGGATAAGCTGTCGAGTTCTATGGCAAGCAGAAGCAATCCTTCCACTCCTCGTTTGCGCTGCAAAACGTTTGGTAGTAGGAATGTGGAGAGGGAGAGCAATAAGATTGTTCTGCCGAATTCGAAGCTTGAATGCAAAACTAGCGCCAACACGCCGCGAGTTCATTCCAAAATCCGGTTTGGTTCTGCGCCGTCTTCTCCCAGATCCCCTTTCTCTATCCTCAAAAACACGCTGCGCCTATCTAGAGTGAGTAGTGATACATACGTCTAATTAATTTTGATTGAtgatattttattgaaaatgtttgtGGTTTTGAGGTGCAGAATAGCTGTGGAGTGTGTATGCACAGCGTGAAGAGCGGGCAAGGGATGGCAATCTACACGGCGGAGTGCGGCCATACATTTCACTTCCCCTGCATCGCCGCCCACGTCGGGAAGCAGCGCGCGCTCGTTTGCCCTGTCTGCGCCGCCGTGTGGAAAGACGTACCTCTCCTGGCCATCCACACGCAGCAAAACCGCCAGTCAGAGGAGAAAATTGCTCCGGTTAAAATTACCCCTCTTTCTAGCCCTACATTGAACAGACGGTGCGACGCGGCGGCTTACTCTGACGATGAGCCATTGCTCACCCCCAAATTCAATCCAATTCCAGAATCTGTACTGGATGAAGCGGAGGAGGAGGTTGAAGAGTTTCAAGGATTCTTCGTCAATCCAATTTCCAGCACCGATTCCTTCAACACCGCCGATTCGAGAACGGTGAAGGTGAGCATCTCGCCCGACGCCGCCCTGATTTCCCAGGGGCGGACGCACGACACCTACGCCGTTGTTCTGAAGGTCAGAGCGCCGCCTCCGCCGCACGTTCCCGACGCCGCGAAGCGCGCGCCGATCGACCTGGTGACGGTCCTCGACGTGAGCGGCAGCATGACCGGCGTCAAGCTGGAGATGCTCAAGCGTGCCATGCGCCTCGTCATCGCCTCTCTCAGCTCGGCCGACCGCCTCTCCATCCTGGCGTTCTCCGCCGCGCCGAGGAGGCTGCTGCCCCTGCACCGGATGACGCCGCAGGGCCAGCGCTCGGCGCGGCGGATCATTGACCGCCTCTGCTGCAGCGACGGTTCCAGCATTGCTGAAGCACTGCACGAGGCCACGAGAGTGCTCGAGGAGCGGCGCGAGAGGAACCCCGTCGCAAGCATTATACTACTCTCCGACGGCCGCGACGACGgaggcgccgccgccgccgccaaccAGGAGAGCAGCCAGCGCTGCTCCGCGCCGTCTCACTCGACTCGTTTCTCTCACGTGGAAATACCGGTTCATTCAGCCGGTTTCCGCCGCGAACCGGCTGAGAACGCCTTCTCCAAATGCGTATCCGGTTTATTAAGCGTAGTGGTTCAAGACGTGAAGATCCAGCTCGGGTTGGCTTCCGGGTCGGATCCGGCTGAGATTATGGCGGTCTATTCATGCAACGAGCGCCCATCCGTTCTCGGGTCGGGTTGTATCCGCCTAGGCGATTTATACGCGGAGGAAGAAAAGGAATTACTCTTAGAAATCCGAGTCCCCACCTCCCGGGTCGGGTACGGGTCCCACCATGTTCTTTCGGTTAAATGCTGTTACAAGGACCCGGCCACGCTGGAACCGATCTACGGTAAGGATGAGGCGCTGCTGGTGCCGAGGCCACAAGCCGTCCGATCCGGATCGCCGAGGATCGAACGGCTAAGGAATGTCTTCGTGACAAGCCGAGCCGTGGCGGAGTCGCGGCGGCTGATCGAGCACAACGAGCTCTCCAGCGCCATGCAGCTGCTGTCCTCGGCTCGGGCGCTGCTGCTGCAGACGAAGTCGGAGGCGGCCGGAGAGTATGTGAGGGGATTGGAGGCTGAGCTGGCGGAGGTGCAGTGGAGGAGACACCACCAGCAGCAGGCGCCGCTGCGTCGCCGGAGCGGTGAGGAGAGAGAAATTGGGTTGTTTGTTGGTGAGAATGGGGAGCCGCTGACGCCGACATCGGCTTGGAGAGCAGCTGAGAAGCTGGCTAAAGTGGCTCAGGTTAAGAAAACTTTTAACAGAGTTAGCGATTTGCACGGCTTTGAAAACGCTAGATTTTAGATgtttaacttctttttttagtcattttcttgttctggaaaactaaaaaatgactggaaaagaaaaaaaaagggaaattgTAATAGCTGATTAAGAAAGAGCCAGGGACCATTTACCTTTAGCCTAGGTACTTTGGTAGGAAACCAAAAAATATTTcttgtttgtgtatttttaattttacacgGTACAAAATGAGATCGAAATTTCACTTATTTCTTGTTTATTTCTTACGCCAGTTTCTTATTGCATCTCCGGGAAATTCAAATATGGTTTTTATTTGgtacataattttttattattttgcagAGGAAATGAGTAAGGGGAATCTTAATGTGCATGTGGCCAACAATGAGAAATAATATGGAATATCATATGGTCAAACAATTATTTTATACGTAGCTGATTAGCGATGTACAAAGAAACATTGCTTTATGATTAGAATATGGAAATGCCAATTATTGGAAAATGATTAATCATTCAAGCTGAAAGTATGACTGCTAAAAATAAACTCTCTTCTATGTAAATACAATTCTTGAAGTAAAAATGATAAGAGattaataatactccataaaacAAGTTGAAATAATACAAGACatttaggccatgtttggttgacaAGAAAGTAAAGTtaacaaggaaaatgattcctggaaAAATGAATCCAGGGAATATGATTcttaataactttactttcctatgTTTGGAAAAtgtcaagattttaaattttatactattgatttaaacaccaaactaaaaatatactcctacttattactatttttatttataaaaatgaataataatataaattttttaataaataattaattacaaatgataataattatatttattattagtttaaatatggattatccatcataatatataataatatagttgtaattatagttacatggagtattataatcacaaatgattataataataaatatgattattataattataattataatatttacggataatatatttgaataaattttataatttaaaatttcactacgacttcattgattaattattaatttataaaataataattattaattattattacataatttaaattatatagttatattttaattatttaataaattattaattattattatgataattacaaatatatataaatattataataatatggtTATAATTAggataattttaaatatagttatttattataccgaaattaagtatgatttataattttatataattttaatacattgtaattattaataataataataatactactaaaactATACTTATATTGCACTAAAGAATcttaaaactgggaaaaagaaaacttaagaaaagttagaATTCAGAACCTGGAAAATTGTACTAACTCTCCTTGTTCTTGgaattttgattactttctcagtttaattaaaaattgaaacaaacacaggaatttaaaatttaaggaatcagattactttcccaaacAGAATCCTTGCAACCAAACATGACCTTAATTCCAATTAATTAAGGAAGACAGTGAAAGAATACACGAAAACGATAATATAAGATGACTTCATAGTAGTTTCAAATAGAAAGATAAATTCcaaataataatcataatacATGTTGGCTTAGGGCTTTTAACTCGTGGGAAAAGGAGTCTCAAGTTGAATTAAGCCCATTTAACCATTAAAATAGATCAATGAAGATAAATGAAACTCTAGGATTCAAATAGGCCTTGAATCTTGATGAATGAAATAAGCTATCTCAAAAAACTACAACTACgttcaaaaattaataattgaaGATCGAACCTTTCAAATTTGATCTCCTCCTTCAGTCAGAATAATGTTTGATGAGTGTTAAAATTTCAAGACATCAAATAACGTTTGGACCTCCAATCATAGAGACATAGAGACTGCGCTGCAGGAAAATTGAAGAGCGCACTTCTCCCTTTCATTCCTTCtatatattttc
This sequence is a window from Salvia splendens isolate huo1 chromosome 5, SspV2, whole genome shotgun sequence. Protein-coding genes within it:
- the LOC121802792 gene encoding E3 ubiquitin-protein ligase WAV3-like isoform X1, producing MGRGWRKAFCNTLPRDKSTAAAAAAAVAEADKLSSSMASRSNPSTPRLRCKTFGSRNVERESNKIVLPNSKLECKTSANTPRVHSKIRFGSAPSSPRSPFSILKNTLRLSRVQNSCGVCMHSVKSGQGMAIYTAECGHTFHFPCIAAHVGKQRALVCPVCAAVWKDVPLLAIHTQQNRQSEEKIAPVKITPLSSPTLNRRCDAAAYSDDEPLLTPKFNPIPESVLDEAEEEVEEFQGFFVNPISSTDSFNTADSRTVKVSISPDAALISQGRTHDTYAVVLKVRAPPPPHVPDAAKRAPIDLVTVLDVSGSMTGVKLEMLKRAMRLVIASLSSADRLSILAFSAAPRRLLPLHRMTPQGQRSARRIIDRLCCSDGSSIAEALHEATRVLEERRERNPVASIILLSDGRDDGGAAAAANQESSQRCSAPSHSTRFSHVEIPVHSAGFRREPAENAFSKCVSGLLSVVVQDVKIQLGLASGSDPAEIMAVYSCNERPSVLGSGCIRLGDLYAEEEKELLLEIRVPTSRVGYGSHHVLSVKCCYKDPATLEPIYGKDEALLVPRPQAVRSGSPRIERLRNVFVTSRAVAESRRLIEHNELSSAMQLLSSARALLLQTKSEAAGEYVRGLEAELAEVQWRRHHQQQAPLRRRSGEEREIGLFVGENGEPLTPTSAWRAAEKLAKVAQVKKTFNRVSDLHGFENARF
- the LOC121802792 gene encoding E3 ubiquitin-protein ligase WAV3-like isoform X2, with protein sequence MGRGWRKAFCNTLPRDKSTAAAAAAAVAEADKLSSSMASRSNPSTPRLRCKTFGSRNVERESNKIVLPNSKLECKTSANTPRVHSKIRFGSAPSSPRSPFSILKNTLRLSRNSCGVCMHSVKSGQGMAIYTAECGHTFHFPCIAAHVGKQRALVCPVCAAVWKDVPLLAIHTQQNRQSEEKIAPVKITPLSSPTLNRRCDAAAYSDDEPLLTPKFNPIPESVLDEAEEEVEEFQGFFVNPISSTDSFNTADSRTVKVSISPDAALISQGRTHDTYAVVLKVRAPPPPHVPDAAKRAPIDLVTVLDVSGSMTGVKLEMLKRAMRLVIASLSSADRLSILAFSAAPRRLLPLHRMTPQGQRSARRIIDRLCCSDGSSIAEALHEATRVLEERRERNPVASIILLSDGRDDGGAAAAANQESSQRCSAPSHSTRFSHVEIPVHSAGFRREPAENAFSKCVSGLLSVVVQDVKIQLGLASGSDPAEIMAVYSCNERPSVLGSGCIRLGDLYAEEEKELLLEIRVPTSRVGYGSHHVLSVKCCYKDPATLEPIYGKDEALLVPRPQAVRSGSPRIERLRNVFVTSRAVAESRRLIEHNELSSAMQLLSSARALLLQTKSEAAGEYVRGLEAELAEVQWRRHHQQQAPLRRRSGEEREIGLFVGENGEPLTPTSAWRAAEKLAKVAQVKKTFNRVSDLHGFENARF